A genomic window from Populus alba chromosome 19, ASM523922v2, whole genome shotgun sequence includes:
- the LOC118032811 gene encoding protein ILITYHIA-like isoform X5 → MNSSLHSMPEVRESAGLAFSTLYKSAGMQAIDEIVPTLLHALEDDETSDTALDGLKQILSVRTTAVLPHIFPKLVRLPLSAFNIHALGALAEVAGHGLNFHLGTILPALLSAMGAEDKDVQTLAKEAAETVALVIDEEGVEYLIAELLKGAGDTLASIRRSSSYLIGFFFKYSKLYMVDEAPNMISTLIILLSDSDSSTVEVAWEALSRVIGSVPKEALPSYIKLVRDAVSTSRDKEQGKRREDQLSFQVSVSQKLFSHCFRYFFKEQAALGLGELIEVTSEKALKDFVIPITGPLIRIIGDRFPWQVKSAILSTLSILIGKGGMSLRPFLPQLQTTFIKCLQDSTRTVRTSAAFALGKLSALSTRVDPLVSDLLSSLQVWHQMLVFGEAILTALKGVLKHAGKSHIGYHFTVHGRASAG, encoded by the exons atgaacTCATCCCTACATAG CATGCCTGAGGTGCGTGAGTCTGCAGGCTTAGCATTCAGCACTCTGTACAAG AGTGCTGGAATGCAAGCAATTGATGAAATTGTTCCAACACTGCTGCATGCTCTGGAGGATGATGAAACCTCTGATACGGCGCTTGATGGTCTCAAACAAATCTTGAG TGTCAGGACTACAGCTGTACTGCCTCATATTTTTCCCAAGCTGGTCCGTCTTCCCCTTTC TGCCTTCAATATACATGCACTGGGAGCCTTAGCTGAGGTTGCAGGACATGGTCTTAACTTTCACCTTGGTACTATTCTTCCTGCTTTACTTTCTGCAATGGGTGCTGAGGACAAG GATGTTCAAACTTTGGCTAAGGAGGCTGCAGAAACAGTGGCCTTGGTCATAGATGAGGAAGGCGTTGAGTATCTGATAGCAGAACTTCTAAAAGGTGCTGGGGATACTTTG GCTTCGATCAGAAGAAGTTCATCATACCTGATaggatttttcttcaaatacaGCAAGTTATATATGGTAGATGAAGCACCAAATATGATATCTACTCTGATCATTTTGCTGAGTGATTCAGATTCATCAACTGTTGAG GTTGCTTGGGAAGCTTTATCAAGGGTTATTGGTTCTGTTCCTAAGGAGGCGCTTccttcatatataaaattagttcGTGATGCTGTGTCCACGTCCAGAGATAAAGAGCAAGGAAAAAGAAG GGAGGACCAGTTGTCATTCCAGGTTTCTGTCTCCCAAAAGCTCTTCAGCCATTGCTTCCGATATTTCTTCAA AGAGCAGGCAGCACTGGGTCTTGGGGAGCTTATTGAAGTGACTAGTGAAAAAGCATTGAAGGATTTTGTCATTCCAATCACTGG GCCTCTTATCCGGATCATAGGCGACCGGTTTCCTTGGCAGGTGAAGAGTGCCATCTTGTCTACATTGAGCATCTTAATAGGGAAGGGTGGGATGTCCCTGAGGCCTTTTCTTCCTCAGCTTCAAACAACATTTATCAAGTGCTTACAAGATAGTACAAG GACTGTTCGTACAAGTGCTGCTTTTGCTCTTGGAAAGCTTAGTGCACTCAGTACAAGAGTTGATCCTTTAGTTAGTGACCTCCTGTCCAGCTTGCAAGTTTG GCATCAGATGCTAGTGTTCGGGGAGGCAATTCTCACAGCTTTAAAAGGTGTCCTTAAGCATGCTGGGAAAAGT CATATTGGGTATCACTTCACAG TACATGGAAGAGCATCAGCTGGATGA
- the LOC118032811 gene encoding protein ILITYHIA-like isoform X12, translating into MNSSLHSMPEVRESAGLAFSTLYKSAGMQAIDEIVPTLLHALEDDETSDTALDGLKQILSVRTTAVLPHIFPKLVRLPLSAFNIHALGALAEVAGHGLNFHLGTILPALLSAMGAEDKDVQTLAKEAAETVALVIDEEGVEYLIAELLKGAGDTLASIRRSSSYLIGFFFKYSKLYMVDEAPNMISTLIILLSDSDSSTVEVAWEALSRVIGSVPKEALPSYIKLVRDAVSTSRDKEQGKRREDQLSFQVSVSQKLFSHCFRYFFKEQAALGLGELIEVTSEKALKDFVIPITGPLIRIIGDRFPWQVKSAILSTLSILIGKGGMSLRPFLPQLQTTFIKCLQDSTRHQMLVFGEAILTALKGVLKHAGKSHIGYHFTVHGRASAG; encoded by the exons atgaacTCATCCCTACATAG CATGCCTGAGGTGCGTGAGTCTGCAGGCTTAGCATTCAGCACTCTGTACAAG AGTGCTGGAATGCAAGCAATTGATGAAATTGTTCCAACACTGCTGCATGCTCTGGAGGATGATGAAACCTCTGATACGGCGCTTGATGGTCTCAAACAAATCTTGAG TGTCAGGACTACAGCTGTACTGCCTCATATTTTTCCCAAGCTGGTCCGTCTTCCCCTTTC TGCCTTCAATATACATGCACTGGGAGCCTTAGCTGAGGTTGCAGGACATGGTCTTAACTTTCACCTTGGTACTATTCTTCCTGCTTTACTTTCTGCAATGGGTGCTGAGGACAAG GATGTTCAAACTTTGGCTAAGGAGGCTGCAGAAACAGTGGCCTTGGTCATAGATGAGGAAGGCGTTGAGTATCTGATAGCAGAACTTCTAAAAGGTGCTGGGGATACTTTG GCTTCGATCAGAAGAAGTTCATCATACCTGATaggatttttcttcaaatacaGCAAGTTATATATGGTAGATGAAGCACCAAATATGATATCTACTCTGATCATTTTGCTGAGTGATTCAGATTCATCAACTGTTGAG GTTGCTTGGGAAGCTTTATCAAGGGTTATTGGTTCTGTTCCTAAGGAGGCGCTTccttcatatataaaattagttcGTGATGCTGTGTCCACGTCCAGAGATAAAGAGCAAGGAAAAAGAAG GGAGGACCAGTTGTCATTCCAGGTTTCTGTCTCCCAAAAGCTCTTCAGCCATTGCTTCCGATATTTCTTCAA AGAGCAGGCAGCACTGGGTCTTGGGGAGCTTATTGAAGTGACTAGTGAAAAAGCATTGAAGGATTTTGTCATTCCAATCACTGG GCCTCTTATCCGGATCATAGGCGACCGGTTTCCTTGGCAGGTGAAGAGTGCCATCTTGTCTACATTGAGCATCTTAATAGGGAAGGGTGGGATGTCCCTGAGGCCTTTTCTTCCTCAGCTTCAAACAACATTTATCAAGTGCTTACAAGATAGTACAAG GCATCAGATGCTAGTGTTCGGGGAGGCAATTCTCACAGCTTTAAAAGGTGTCCTTAAGCATGCTGGGAAAAGT CATATTGGGTATCACTTCACAG TACATGGAAGAGCATCAGCTGGATGA
- the LOC118032811 gene encoding protein ILITYHIA-like isoform X10: MNSSLHSMPEVRESAGLAFSTLYKSAGMQAIDEIVPTLLHALEDDETSDTALDGLKQILSVRTTAVLPHIFPKLVRLPLSAFNIHALGALAEVAGHGLNFHLGTILPALLSAMGAEDKDVQTLAKEAAETVALVIDEEGVEYLIAELLKGAGDTLASIRRSSSYLIGFFFKYSKLYMVDEAPNMISTLIILLSDSDSSTVEVAWEALSRVIGSVPKEALPSYIKLVRDAVSTSRDKEQGKRREDQLSFQVSVSQKLFSHCFRYFFKEQAALGLGELIEVTSEKALKDFVIPITGPLIRIIGDRFPWQVKSAILSTLSILIGKGGMSLRPFLPQLQTTFIKCLQDSTRHQMLVFGEAILTALKGVLKHAGKSVSDPVRVRVFQSTQGFNSS; this comes from the exons atgaacTCATCCCTACATAG CATGCCTGAGGTGCGTGAGTCTGCAGGCTTAGCATTCAGCACTCTGTACAAG AGTGCTGGAATGCAAGCAATTGATGAAATTGTTCCAACACTGCTGCATGCTCTGGAGGATGATGAAACCTCTGATACGGCGCTTGATGGTCTCAAACAAATCTTGAG TGTCAGGACTACAGCTGTACTGCCTCATATTTTTCCCAAGCTGGTCCGTCTTCCCCTTTC TGCCTTCAATATACATGCACTGGGAGCCTTAGCTGAGGTTGCAGGACATGGTCTTAACTTTCACCTTGGTACTATTCTTCCTGCTTTACTTTCTGCAATGGGTGCTGAGGACAAG GATGTTCAAACTTTGGCTAAGGAGGCTGCAGAAACAGTGGCCTTGGTCATAGATGAGGAAGGCGTTGAGTATCTGATAGCAGAACTTCTAAAAGGTGCTGGGGATACTTTG GCTTCGATCAGAAGAAGTTCATCATACCTGATaggatttttcttcaaatacaGCAAGTTATATATGGTAGATGAAGCACCAAATATGATATCTACTCTGATCATTTTGCTGAGTGATTCAGATTCATCAACTGTTGAG GTTGCTTGGGAAGCTTTATCAAGGGTTATTGGTTCTGTTCCTAAGGAGGCGCTTccttcatatataaaattagttcGTGATGCTGTGTCCACGTCCAGAGATAAAGAGCAAGGAAAAAGAAG GGAGGACCAGTTGTCATTCCAGGTTTCTGTCTCCCAAAAGCTCTTCAGCCATTGCTTCCGATATTTCTTCAA AGAGCAGGCAGCACTGGGTCTTGGGGAGCTTATTGAAGTGACTAGTGAAAAAGCATTGAAGGATTTTGTCATTCCAATCACTGG GCCTCTTATCCGGATCATAGGCGACCGGTTTCCTTGGCAGGTGAAGAGTGCCATCTTGTCTACATTGAGCATCTTAATAGGGAAGGGTGGGATGTCCCTGAGGCCTTTTCTTCCTCAGCTTCAAACAACATTTATCAAGTGCTTACAAGATAGTACAAG GCATCAGATGCTAGTGTTCGGGGAGGCAATTCTCACAGCTTTAAAAGGTGTCCTTAAGCATGCTGGGAAAAGTGTGAGTGATCCTGTCAGAGTTCGTGTTTTTCAGTCAACTCAAGGATTTAATTCATCATGA
- the LOC118032811 gene encoding protein ILITYHIA-like isoform X3, translating into MNSSLHSMPEVRESAGLAFSTLYKSAGMQAIDEIVPTLLHALEDDETSDTALDGLKQILSVRTTAVLPHIFPKLVRLPLSAFNIHALGALAEVAGHGLNFHLGTILPALLSAMGAEDKDVQTLAKEAAETVALVIDEEGVEYLIAELLKGAGDTLASIRRSSSYLIGFFFKYSKLYMVDEAPNMISTLIILLSDSDSSTVEVAWEALSRVIGSVPKEALPSYIKLVRDAVSTSRDKEQGKRREDQLSFQVSVSQKLFSHCFRYFFKEQAALGLGELIEVTSEKALKDFVIPITGPLIRIIGDRFPWQVKSAILSTLSILIGKGGMSLRPFLPQLQTTFIKCLQDSTRTVRTSAAFALGKLSALSTRVDPLVSDLLSSLQVWHQMLVFGEAILTALKGVLKHAGKSVSDPVRVRVFQSTQGFNSS; encoded by the exons atgaacTCATCCCTACATAG CATGCCTGAGGTGCGTGAGTCTGCAGGCTTAGCATTCAGCACTCTGTACAAG AGTGCTGGAATGCAAGCAATTGATGAAATTGTTCCAACACTGCTGCATGCTCTGGAGGATGATGAAACCTCTGATACGGCGCTTGATGGTCTCAAACAAATCTTGAG TGTCAGGACTACAGCTGTACTGCCTCATATTTTTCCCAAGCTGGTCCGTCTTCCCCTTTC TGCCTTCAATATACATGCACTGGGAGCCTTAGCTGAGGTTGCAGGACATGGTCTTAACTTTCACCTTGGTACTATTCTTCCTGCTTTACTTTCTGCAATGGGTGCTGAGGACAAG GATGTTCAAACTTTGGCTAAGGAGGCTGCAGAAACAGTGGCCTTGGTCATAGATGAGGAAGGCGTTGAGTATCTGATAGCAGAACTTCTAAAAGGTGCTGGGGATACTTTG GCTTCGATCAGAAGAAGTTCATCATACCTGATaggatttttcttcaaatacaGCAAGTTATATATGGTAGATGAAGCACCAAATATGATATCTACTCTGATCATTTTGCTGAGTGATTCAGATTCATCAACTGTTGAG GTTGCTTGGGAAGCTTTATCAAGGGTTATTGGTTCTGTTCCTAAGGAGGCGCTTccttcatatataaaattagttcGTGATGCTGTGTCCACGTCCAGAGATAAAGAGCAAGGAAAAAGAAG GGAGGACCAGTTGTCATTCCAGGTTTCTGTCTCCCAAAAGCTCTTCAGCCATTGCTTCCGATATTTCTTCAA AGAGCAGGCAGCACTGGGTCTTGGGGAGCTTATTGAAGTGACTAGTGAAAAAGCATTGAAGGATTTTGTCATTCCAATCACTGG GCCTCTTATCCGGATCATAGGCGACCGGTTTCCTTGGCAGGTGAAGAGTGCCATCTTGTCTACATTGAGCATCTTAATAGGGAAGGGTGGGATGTCCCTGAGGCCTTTTCTTCCTCAGCTTCAAACAACATTTATCAAGTGCTTACAAGATAGTACAAG GACTGTTCGTACAAGTGCTGCTTTTGCTCTTGGAAAGCTTAGTGCACTCAGTACAAGAGTTGATCCTTTAGTTAGTGACCTCCTGTCCAGCTTGCAAGTTTG GCATCAGATGCTAGTGTTCGGGGAGGCAATTCTCACAGCTTTAAAAGGTGTCCTTAAGCATGCTGGGAAAAGTGTGAGTGATCCTGTCAGAGTTCGTGTTTTTCAGTCAACTCAAGGATTTAATTCATCATGA
- the LOC118032811 gene encoding protein ILITYHIA-like isoform X6, with product MNSSLHSMPEVRESAGLAFSTLYKSAGMQAIDEIVPTLLHALEDDETSDTALDVSGLQLYCLIFFPSCAFNIHALGALAEVAGHGLNFHLGTILPALLSAMGAEDKDVQTLAKEAAETVALVIDEEGVEYLIAELLKGAGDTLASIRRSSSYLIGFFFKYSKLYMVDEAPNMISTLIILLSDSDSSTVEVAWEALSRVIGSVPKEALPSYIKLVRDAVSTSRDKEQGKRREDQLSFQVSVSQKLFSHCFRYFFKEQAALGLGELIEVTSEKALKDFVIPITGPLIRIIGDRFPWQVKSAILSTLSILIGKGGMSLRPFLPQLQTTFIKCLQDSTRTVRTSAAFALGKLSALSTRVDPLVSDLLSSLQVWHQMLVFGEAILTALKGVLKHAGKSVSDPVRVRVFQSTQGFNSS from the exons atgaacTCATCCCTACATAG CATGCCTGAGGTGCGTGAGTCTGCAGGCTTAGCATTCAGCACTCTGTACAAG AGTGCTGGAATGCAAGCAATTGATGAAATTGTTCCAACACTGCTGCATGCTCTGGAGGATGATGAAACCTCTGATACGGCGCTTGATG TGTCAGGACTACAGCTGTACTGCCTCATATTTTTCCCAAGCTG TGCCTTCAATATACATGCACTGGGAGCCTTAGCTGAGGTTGCAGGACATGGTCTTAACTTTCACCTTGGTACTATTCTTCCTGCTTTACTTTCTGCAATGGGTGCTGAGGACAAG GATGTTCAAACTTTGGCTAAGGAGGCTGCAGAAACAGTGGCCTTGGTCATAGATGAGGAAGGCGTTGAGTATCTGATAGCAGAACTTCTAAAAGGTGCTGGGGATACTTTG GCTTCGATCAGAAGAAGTTCATCATACCTGATaggatttttcttcaaatacaGCAAGTTATATATGGTAGATGAAGCACCAAATATGATATCTACTCTGATCATTTTGCTGAGTGATTCAGATTCATCAACTGTTGAG GTTGCTTGGGAAGCTTTATCAAGGGTTATTGGTTCTGTTCCTAAGGAGGCGCTTccttcatatataaaattagttcGTGATGCTGTGTCCACGTCCAGAGATAAAGAGCAAGGAAAAAGAAG GGAGGACCAGTTGTCATTCCAGGTTTCTGTCTCCCAAAAGCTCTTCAGCCATTGCTTCCGATATTTCTTCAA AGAGCAGGCAGCACTGGGTCTTGGGGAGCTTATTGAAGTGACTAGTGAAAAAGCATTGAAGGATTTTGTCATTCCAATCACTGG GCCTCTTATCCGGATCATAGGCGACCGGTTTCCTTGGCAGGTGAAGAGTGCCATCTTGTCTACATTGAGCATCTTAATAGGGAAGGGTGGGATGTCCCTGAGGCCTTTTCTTCCTCAGCTTCAAACAACATTTATCAAGTGCTTACAAGATAGTACAAG GACTGTTCGTACAAGTGCTGCTTTTGCTCTTGGAAAGCTTAGTGCACTCAGTACAAGAGTTGATCCTTTAGTTAGTGACCTCCTGTCCAGCTTGCAAGTTTG GCATCAGATGCTAGTGTTCGGGGAGGCAATTCTCACAGCTTTAAAAGGTGTCCTTAAGCATGCTGGGAAAAGTGTGAGTGATCCTGTCAGAGTTCGTGTTTTTCAGTCAACTCAAGGATTTAATTCATCATGA
- the LOC118032811 gene encoding protein ILITYHIA-like isoform X7, which yields MNSSLHSMPEVRESAGLAFSTLYKSAGMQAIDEIVPTLLHALEDDETSDTALDGLQLYCLIFFPSCAFNIHALGALAEVAGHGLNFHLGTILPALLSAMGAEDKDVQTLAKEAAETVALVIDEEGVEYLIAELLKGAGDTLASIRRSSSYLIGFFFKYSKLYMVDEAPNMISTLIILLSDSDSSTVEVAWEALSRVIGSVPKEALPSYIKLVRDAVSTSRDKEQGKRREDQLSFQVSVSQKLFSHCFRYFFKEQAALGLGELIEVTSEKALKDFVIPITGPLIRIIGDRFPWQVKSAILSTLSILIGKGGMSLRPFLPQLQTTFIKCLQDSTRTVRTSAAFALGKLSALSTRVDPLVSDLLSSLQVWHQMLVFGEAILTALKGVLKHAGKSVSDPVRVRVFQSTQGFNSS from the exons atgaacTCATCCCTACATAG CATGCCTGAGGTGCGTGAGTCTGCAGGCTTAGCATTCAGCACTCTGTACAAG AGTGCTGGAATGCAAGCAATTGATGAAATTGTTCCAACACTGCTGCATGCTCTGGAGGATGATGAAACCTCTGATACGGCGCTTGATG GACTACAGCTGTACTGCCTCATATTTTTCCCAAGCTG TGCCTTCAATATACATGCACTGGGAGCCTTAGCTGAGGTTGCAGGACATGGTCTTAACTTTCACCTTGGTACTATTCTTCCTGCTTTACTTTCTGCAATGGGTGCTGAGGACAAG GATGTTCAAACTTTGGCTAAGGAGGCTGCAGAAACAGTGGCCTTGGTCATAGATGAGGAAGGCGTTGAGTATCTGATAGCAGAACTTCTAAAAGGTGCTGGGGATACTTTG GCTTCGATCAGAAGAAGTTCATCATACCTGATaggatttttcttcaaatacaGCAAGTTATATATGGTAGATGAAGCACCAAATATGATATCTACTCTGATCATTTTGCTGAGTGATTCAGATTCATCAACTGTTGAG GTTGCTTGGGAAGCTTTATCAAGGGTTATTGGTTCTGTTCCTAAGGAGGCGCTTccttcatatataaaattagttcGTGATGCTGTGTCCACGTCCAGAGATAAAGAGCAAGGAAAAAGAAG GGAGGACCAGTTGTCATTCCAGGTTTCTGTCTCCCAAAAGCTCTTCAGCCATTGCTTCCGATATTTCTTCAA AGAGCAGGCAGCACTGGGTCTTGGGGAGCTTATTGAAGTGACTAGTGAAAAAGCATTGAAGGATTTTGTCATTCCAATCACTGG GCCTCTTATCCGGATCATAGGCGACCGGTTTCCTTGGCAGGTGAAGAGTGCCATCTTGTCTACATTGAGCATCTTAATAGGGAAGGGTGGGATGTCCCTGAGGCCTTTTCTTCCTCAGCTTCAAACAACATTTATCAAGTGCTTACAAGATAGTACAAG GACTGTTCGTACAAGTGCTGCTTTTGCTCTTGGAAAGCTTAGTGCACTCAGTACAAGAGTTGATCCTTTAGTTAGTGACCTCCTGTCCAGCTTGCAAGTTTG GCATCAGATGCTAGTGTTCGGGGAGGCAATTCTCACAGCTTTAAAAGGTGTCCTTAAGCATGCTGGGAAAAGTGTGAGTGATCCTGTCAGAGTTCGTGTTTTTCAGTCAACTCAAGGATTTAATTCATCATGA
- the LOC118032811 gene encoding protein ILITYHIA-like isoform X4 produces MNSSLHSMPEVRESAGLAFSTLYKSAGMQAIDEIVPTLLHALEDDETSDTALDGLKQILRTTAVLPHIFPKLVRLPLSAFNIHALGALAEVAGHGLNFHLGTILPALLSAMGAEDKDVQTLAKEAAETVALVIDEEGVEYLIAELLKGAGDTLASIRRSSSYLIGFFFKYSKLYMVDEAPNMISTLIILLSDSDSSTVEVAWEALSRVIGSVPKEALPSYIKLVRDAVSTSRDKEQGKRREDQLSFQVSVSQKLFSHCFRYFFKEQAALGLGELIEVTSEKALKDFVIPITGPLIRIIGDRFPWQVKSAILSTLSILIGKGGMSLRPFLPQLQTTFIKCLQDSTRTVRTSAAFALGKLSALSTRVDPLVSDLLSSLQVWHQMLVFGEAILTALKGVLKHAGKSVSDPVRVRVFQSTQGFNSS; encoded by the exons atgaacTCATCCCTACATAG CATGCCTGAGGTGCGTGAGTCTGCAGGCTTAGCATTCAGCACTCTGTACAAG AGTGCTGGAATGCAAGCAATTGATGAAATTGTTCCAACACTGCTGCATGCTCTGGAGGATGATGAAACCTCTGATACGGCGCTTGATGGTCTCAAACAAATCTTGAG GACTACAGCTGTACTGCCTCATATTTTTCCCAAGCTGGTCCGTCTTCCCCTTTC TGCCTTCAATATACATGCACTGGGAGCCTTAGCTGAGGTTGCAGGACATGGTCTTAACTTTCACCTTGGTACTATTCTTCCTGCTTTACTTTCTGCAATGGGTGCTGAGGACAAG GATGTTCAAACTTTGGCTAAGGAGGCTGCAGAAACAGTGGCCTTGGTCATAGATGAGGAAGGCGTTGAGTATCTGATAGCAGAACTTCTAAAAGGTGCTGGGGATACTTTG GCTTCGATCAGAAGAAGTTCATCATACCTGATaggatttttcttcaaatacaGCAAGTTATATATGGTAGATGAAGCACCAAATATGATATCTACTCTGATCATTTTGCTGAGTGATTCAGATTCATCAACTGTTGAG GTTGCTTGGGAAGCTTTATCAAGGGTTATTGGTTCTGTTCCTAAGGAGGCGCTTccttcatatataaaattagttcGTGATGCTGTGTCCACGTCCAGAGATAAAGAGCAAGGAAAAAGAAG GGAGGACCAGTTGTCATTCCAGGTTTCTGTCTCCCAAAAGCTCTTCAGCCATTGCTTCCGATATTTCTTCAA AGAGCAGGCAGCACTGGGTCTTGGGGAGCTTATTGAAGTGACTAGTGAAAAAGCATTGAAGGATTTTGTCATTCCAATCACTGG GCCTCTTATCCGGATCATAGGCGACCGGTTTCCTTGGCAGGTGAAGAGTGCCATCTTGTCTACATTGAGCATCTTAATAGGGAAGGGTGGGATGTCCCTGAGGCCTTTTCTTCCTCAGCTTCAAACAACATTTATCAAGTGCTTACAAGATAGTACAAG GACTGTTCGTACAAGTGCTGCTTTTGCTCTTGGAAAGCTTAGTGCACTCAGTACAAGAGTTGATCCTTTAGTTAGTGACCTCCTGTCCAGCTTGCAAGTTTG GCATCAGATGCTAGTGTTCGGGGAGGCAATTCTCACAGCTTTAAAAGGTGTCCTTAAGCATGCTGGGAAAAGTGTGAGTGATCCTGTCAGAGTTCGTGTTTTTCAGTCAACTCAAGGATTTAATTCATCATGA
- the LOC118032811 gene encoding protein ILITYHIA-like isoform X11, producing MNSSLHSMPEVRESAGLAFSTLYKSAGMQAIDEIVPTLLHALEDDETSDTALDGLKQILSVRTTAVLPHIFPKLVRLPLSAFNIHALGALAEVAGHGLNFHLGTILPALLSAMGAEDKDVQTLAKEAAETVALVIDEEGVEYLIAELLKGAGDTLASIRRSSSYLIGFFFKYSKLYMVDEAPNMISTLIILLSDSDSSTVEVAWEALSRVIGSVPKEALPSYIKLVRDAVSTSRDKEQGKRREDQLSFQVSVSQKLFSHCFRYFFKEQAALGLGELIEVTSEKALKDFVIPITGPLIRIIGDRFPWQVKSAILSTLSILIGKGGMSLRPFLPQLQTTFIKCLQDSTRTVRTSAAFALGKLSALSTRVDPLASDASVRGGNSHSFKRCP from the exons atgaacTCATCCCTACATAG CATGCCTGAGGTGCGTGAGTCTGCAGGCTTAGCATTCAGCACTCTGTACAAG AGTGCTGGAATGCAAGCAATTGATGAAATTGTTCCAACACTGCTGCATGCTCTGGAGGATGATGAAACCTCTGATACGGCGCTTGATGGTCTCAAACAAATCTTGAG TGTCAGGACTACAGCTGTACTGCCTCATATTTTTCCCAAGCTGGTCCGTCTTCCCCTTTC TGCCTTCAATATACATGCACTGGGAGCCTTAGCTGAGGTTGCAGGACATGGTCTTAACTTTCACCTTGGTACTATTCTTCCTGCTTTACTTTCTGCAATGGGTGCTGAGGACAAG GATGTTCAAACTTTGGCTAAGGAGGCTGCAGAAACAGTGGCCTTGGTCATAGATGAGGAAGGCGTTGAGTATCTGATAGCAGAACTTCTAAAAGGTGCTGGGGATACTTTG GCTTCGATCAGAAGAAGTTCATCATACCTGATaggatttttcttcaaatacaGCAAGTTATATATGGTAGATGAAGCACCAAATATGATATCTACTCTGATCATTTTGCTGAGTGATTCAGATTCATCAACTGTTGAG GTTGCTTGGGAAGCTTTATCAAGGGTTATTGGTTCTGTTCCTAAGGAGGCGCTTccttcatatataaaattagttcGTGATGCTGTGTCCACGTCCAGAGATAAAGAGCAAGGAAAAAGAAG GGAGGACCAGTTGTCATTCCAGGTTTCTGTCTCCCAAAAGCTCTTCAGCCATTGCTTCCGATATTTCTTCAA AGAGCAGGCAGCACTGGGTCTTGGGGAGCTTATTGAAGTGACTAGTGAAAAAGCATTGAAGGATTTTGTCATTCCAATCACTGG GCCTCTTATCCGGATCATAGGCGACCGGTTTCCTTGGCAGGTGAAGAGTGCCATCTTGTCTACATTGAGCATCTTAATAGGGAAGGGTGGGATGTCCCTGAGGCCTTTTCTTCCTCAGCTTCAAACAACATTTATCAAGTGCTTACAAGATAGTACAAG GACTGTTCGTACAAGTGCTGCTTTTGCTCTTGGAAAGCTTAGTGCACTCAGTACAAGAGTTGATCCTTTA GCATCAGATGCTAGTGTTCGGGGAGGCAATTCTCACAGCTTTAAAAGGTGTCCTTAA